From Salvia splendens isolate huo1 chromosome 16, SspV2, whole genome shotgun sequence, a single genomic window includes:
- the LOC121772074 gene encoding casein kinase I-like isoform X2: MEPRVGNKYRLGRKIGSGSFGEIYLGTNIQTNEEVAIKLENVKTKHPQLQYESKLYKLLQGGTGIPSIKWFGVEGDYNVLVIELLGHSLEDLFNFCSRKVSLKTVLMLADQMITRVEYIHSKSFLHRDIKPDNFLMGLGRRAFQVYAIDFGLAKKYRDASTHQHIPYRENKNLTGTARYASMNTHLGIEQSRRDDLESLGYVLMYFLRGSLPWQGLKAGTKKQKYDKISEKKVSTSIESLCRGYPTEFASYFHYCRSLKFDDKPDYAYLKKNFRDLFIREGFQFDHVFDWTILKYQQADFASPPSRALGAPAGTSSGMQPPNIGRRPGRDEDVARGLSANGTHSRNFLNSGSFSRQKGVTASDFTMPKEISSSNIFRQAGTSRRPTVSSSRDLEISANGNDPPSTRTADPSPRKYGNSSIAAQRSSPVVPSDRKRSSFTRNTSNVKSFESTLKGIAGLKIGPDERSLERAQTQSEQDIAKQGTKSRSNLAMLYQQLKRRGGSLSKDMH; the protein is encoded by the exons ATGGAGCCCCGAGTTGGGAATAAGTATCGCCTCGGCAGGAAAATCGGGAGCGGCTCCTTTGGGGAGATCTATTTAG GAACTAATATACAGACGAATGAAGAAGTAGCTATTAAGCTT GAAAATGTGAAGACGAAGCATCCGCAATTACAGTATGAGTCGAAACTGTACAAGTTGCTTCAGGGCGGAA ctGGGATTCCGAGTATTAAATGGTTCGGAGTTGAAGGAGACTACAATGTGCTTGTGATTGAATTGTTGGGGCATAGTCTTGAAGACTTGTTTAACTTCTGTAGTAGGAAAGTGTCGTTGAAGACTGTTCTCATGCTTGCAGATCAGATG ATTACTCGGGTTGAGTATATTCACTCTAAATCGTTTTTGCACCGAGATATAAAACCGGACAACTTTCTCATGGGATTGGGCAGACGTGCATTTCAG GTTTATGCTATAGATTTTGGACTTGCCAAGAAATATAGAGATGCCTCAACTCATCAGCACATTCCTTATCG agaaaataaaaatttgactGGGACAGCTAGGTATGCAAGTATGAATACACATCTTGGCATAG AACAAAGTCGCAGGGACGACCTAGAATCACTTGGATATGTTCTCATGTATTTCCTAAGAGGAAG CCTTCCTTGGCAGGGGCTGAAAGCTGGAACCAAGAAACAGAAGTATGATAAAATCAGTGAGAAAAAAGTGTCAACTTCGATTGAG TCTCTATGCCGTGGATATCCTACTGAGTTTGCTTCTTACTTCCATTATTGCCGTTCACTTAAGTTTGATGATAAGCCAGATTATGCCTATTTGAAGAAGAATTTCCGTGACCTATTCATTCGCGAAG GTTTTCAGTTCGATCATGTATTTGACTGGACAATTTTGAAATATCAGCAGGCCGATTTTGCCAGCCCTCCATCTCGTGCTCTT GGAGCTCCTGCTGGAACAAGTTCAGGGATGCAACCCCCCAACATTGGCAGACGACCAG GCCGTGATGAAGATGTTGCTCGTGGTTTATCTGCCAATGGTACTCATAGCAGGAACTTTCTGAATTCTGGGAGCTTTTCTAGACAGAAAGGTGTAACCGCAAGTGACTTCACAATGCCTAAAGAA ATATCTAGCTCTAACATCTTCCGACAAGCTGGAACATCAAGGAGGCCTACTGTCTCCAGCAGTCGTGACCTGGAGATTTCTGCCAATGGGAACGACCCTCCTTCCACCCGGACAGCAGATCCCAGCCCAAGAAAATACGGTAATAGCTCCATTGCAGCGCAGAGAAGCTCACCGGTAGTGCCATCAGACCGTAAGCGGTCATCTTTTACGAGAAACACCTCGAACGTGAAGAGTTTTGAGTCCACGCTCAAGGGCATAGCAGGCCTGAAAATCGGCCCGGATGAGAGG AGTCTTGAAAGAGCACAGACACAGAGTGAGCAAGACATAGCAAAACAAGGGACGAAATCGCGGTCGAACCTGGCTATGTTGTATCAGCAGTTGAAGAGAAGAGGTGGTAGTCTCTCTAAAGACATGCATTGA
- the LOC121772074 gene encoding casein kinase I-like isoform X1: MEPRVGNKYRLGRKIGSGSFGEIYLGTNIQTNEEVAIKLENVKTKHPQLQYESKLYKLLQGGTGIPSIKWFGVEGDYNVLVIELLGHSLEDLFNFCSRKVSLKTVLMLADQMITRVEYIHSKSFLHRDIKPDNFLMGLGRRAFQVYAIDFGLAKKYRDASTHQHIPYRENKNLTGTARYASMNTHLGIEQSRRDDLESLGYVLMYFLRGSLPWQGLKAGTKKQKYDKISEKKVSTSIESLCRGYPTEFASYFHYCRSLKFDDKPDYAYLKKNFRDLFIREGFQFDHVFDWTILKYQQADFASPPSRALGAPAGTSSGMQPPNIGRRPGRDEDVARGLSANGTHSRNFLNSGSFSRQKGVTASDFTMPKEQISSSNIFRQAGTSRRPTVSSSRDLEISANGNDPPSTRTADPSPRKYGNSSIAAQRSSPVVPSDRKRSSFTRNTSNVKSFESTLKGIAGLKIGPDERSLERAQTQSEQDIAKQGTKSRSNLAMLYQQLKRRGGSLSKDMH; the protein is encoded by the exons ATGGAGCCCCGAGTTGGGAATAAGTATCGCCTCGGCAGGAAAATCGGGAGCGGCTCCTTTGGGGAGATCTATTTAG GAACTAATATACAGACGAATGAAGAAGTAGCTATTAAGCTT GAAAATGTGAAGACGAAGCATCCGCAATTACAGTATGAGTCGAAACTGTACAAGTTGCTTCAGGGCGGAA ctGGGATTCCGAGTATTAAATGGTTCGGAGTTGAAGGAGACTACAATGTGCTTGTGATTGAATTGTTGGGGCATAGTCTTGAAGACTTGTTTAACTTCTGTAGTAGGAAAGTGTCGTTGAAGACTGTTCTCATGCTTGCAGATCAGATG ATTACTCGGGTTGAGTATATTCACTCTAAATCGTTTTTGCACCGAGATATAAAACCGGACAACTTTCTCATGGGATTGGGCAGACGTGCATTTCAG GTTTATGCTATAGATTTTGGACTTGCCAAGAAATATAGAGATGCCTCAACTCATCAGCACATTCCTTATCG agaaaataaaaatttgactGGGACAGCTAGGTATGCAAGTATGAATACACATCTTGGCATAG AACAAAGTCGCAGGGACGACCTAGAATCACTTGGATATGTTCTCATGTATTTCCTAAGAGGAAG CCTTCCTTGGCAGGGGCTGAAAGCTGGAACCAAGAAACAGAAGTATGATAAAATCAGTGAGAAAAAAGTGTCAACTTCGATTGAG TCTCTATGCCGTGGATATCCTACTGAGTTTGCTTCTTACTTCCATTATTGCCGTTCACTTAAGTTTGATGATAAGCCAGATTATGCCTATTTGAAGAAGAATTTCCGTGACCTATTCATTCGCGAAG GTTTTCAGTTCGATCATGTATTTGACTGGACAATTTTGAAATATCAGCAGGCCGATTTTGCCAGCCCTCCATCTCGTGCTCTT GGAGCTCCTGCTGGAACAAGTTCAGGGATGCAACCCCCCAACATTGGCAGACGACCAG GCCGTGATGAAGATGTTGCTCGTGGTTTATCTGCCAATGGTACTCATAGCAGGAACTTTCTGAATTCTGGGAGCTTTTCTAGACAGAAAGGTGTAACCGCAAGTGACTTCACAATGCCTAAAGAA CAGATATCTAGCTCTAACATCTTCCGACAAGCTGGAACATCAAGGAGGCCTACTGTCTCCAGCAGTCGTGACCTGGAGATTTCTGCCAATGGGAACGACCCTCCTTCCACCCGGACAGCAGATCCCAGCCCAAGAAAATACGGTAATAGCTCCATTGCAGCGCAGAGAAGCTCACCGGTAGTGCCATCAGACCGTAAGCGGTCATCTTTTACGAGAAACACCTCGAACGTGAAGAGTTTTGAGTCCACGCTCAAGGGCATAGCAGGCCTGAAAATCGGCCCGGATGAGAGG AGTCTTGAAAGAGCACAGACACAGAGTGAGCAAGACATAGCAAAACAAGGGACGAAATCGCGGTCGAACCTGGCTATGTTGTATCAGCAGTTGAAGAGAAGAGGTGGTAGTCTCTCTAAAGACATGCATTGA